The genomic segment GCATTGCGGTGGTAAAACCAATGAGTGCGATTTTTTTCATACTATTTTCCTCTTCAAAATTAAATTATGTAACACTCGGATTTACTCTAAATTCAAGTTGGGTTATTTCAGGTAAATCGGTTTGTATCTGTTTTAGTAACATATTTTGTTGCAAGATTAAACCTTGCCGTACGGTTGCATTCTTAACGCTCACAATAAGCTGATTATCAACTAAATTCACTACTCGGTAAAGCCCACGATAAGATTCTGGCCATCTTTTCTGAATTTTTTGGTTTAAATCGTTAATGAAGTTTGCTTTTTCGACAATACGGCTTAAGCTTGAGTTCT from the Mannheimia haemolytica genome contains:
- a CDS encoding Protein of uncharacterised function (DUF721), which translates into the protein MKNSAPKKINDILQNSSLSRIVEKANFINDLNQKIQKRWPESYRGLYRVVNLVDNQLIVSVKNATVRQGLILQQNMLLKQIQTDLPEITQLEFRVNPSVT